GCTCGCCAGCTCCGCGGTCGATCCGCACGACTACGAGCCGACCCCGGCGGACGCGGCGGAGTTCCAGGGCGCCCAGCTGGTCGTGATCAACGGCGGCCACTACGACGAGTGGGCGGCCAAGCTGGCGGCCAGCACCGCACCGGACGCCCCGGTCGTCGAAGCACTGGGCACCGAAGCACATGGCACCGAAGAGCATGGCACCGAAGAACACGGGGACCACGACCACGGAGACCATGACCACGGGACCAATCCCCACGCCTGGTACGACCCCGCCGCGGTGAGGGCCGTCGCCGACGCCGTGCGCGACCGGCTGCGCACGCTGGCGCCGGACGCGGCGGGCTACTTCGACGAGCGCCGCAGCGCGCTGACCACGGCCCTCGAGCCGTACGATGACCTCATCGAATCCATCCGCGCGGGCGCAGCCCAGAAGACCTACGCGGCCACCGAAACCGTCTTCGACGACATGGCCGCGGCACTCGGGCTGACCAACCGCACCCCGCCGGGATACCAGGTCGCCTCGGCCAACGAGTCCGAGCCCTCGCCCGCCGATCTCGACGCGTTCATCCGGCTGCTCGGCGACCGCGGTGTCGACGTGCTGATCTACAACGTTCAAACCGAAGGCTCTGTGCCGCAACAGATCCGGGCTGCTGCCGAGCAAGCCGGGGTGCCGGTGGTCGAGGTCACCGAAACCGTGCCGCCCGGCACCGACTCGTTCGTCACCTGGCAGGTGGACCAGTTGACCGCACTCGCCGAGGCGCTCGGTGTCCGAACCTGACACCGCGGCGCTGGCCTTCGACGACGTCAGCGCCGCCCGCGGCGGCCGCCTGATCTGGTCGGAGGCGACGTTCGAGGTCCCACCGGGCGGCATCGTCGCCGTCATCGGGTCGAATGGGGCGGGCAAGACCACCCTGCTGCAGATCATGCTCGGGCTCATCCCGCCGGCCTCCGGTCACGTCAAGGTCTTCGGGCAGCCGCCGGGAGCGCTGAACAAGGCGATCGGCTACGTGCCGCAGAACTACGCCGCGATCTCCGGCGAGGCGATCCGCGCCCGCGACGCCGTCATGCTCGGGCTGACCGGTCACCGGTGGGGGTTCGGCCGCCCGAGCCGCGAGGACAACCGGCGCGTCGACGAGGCGCTGGCCGCGGTCGACGCCACCGCTGTGGCCTGCAAACGGCTCTCGCAATTGTCCGGCGGTCAGCGGCAGCGGGTCGCGCTCGCCGAGGCGCTGGTCTCCAAGCCGCAGCTGCTGGTGCTCGACGAACCGCTCGCCGCCCTCGATCTGCGCAGCCAACGGGAGATCGTGGCCATGCTCGAGCGGATCAACACCGAGTTCGGGGTGACGATCTTCGTCGTCGCACACGACCTCAACCCGCTGCTGGGCGTACTGACAAGTGCCATCTACCTGCTCGACGGTCACGCGCACTTCGACACGCTCGACGGCGTCGTCGACGAGGAGCTGCTGAGCCACCTGTACGGCACCCGCGTGGAGGTCGTGCACACGCCGCAGGGCGAGCTGTACATGCGGAGGGCGTGATGACCACCTCCGTCGTCGCGCTGGGCTATCAGGAGAACTGGTTCGACATCCTCACATCGGTCTTCATGCGCAACGCCCTGATCGGCGGCACCATCGTCGCGCTGGCAGCAGGTCTCATCGGCTACTTCGTCATCGTGCGCAACACCGCGTTCGCCGCGCACGCGCTGGCCCACATCGGGCTGCCGGGCGCGACCGGCGCCGTGCTGGTCGGCGTGCCGGTGGCACTCGGGCTCGGCGTGTTCTGCATCGGCGGGGCGCTGGTGATCGGCGCGCTGGGACGCCGCGCGGCCGACCGGGAGGTCGCCACCGGCACGGTCCTGGCCATGGCCACCGGTCTCGGCCTGTTCTTCAACTCCCTGGCCACCAGGAGCTCGAGCACGATGACCAACGTGCTGTTCGGCAACCTGCTGGCGATCTCGCACCAGCAGATCGTGATGTTCGCGGTTCTGCTGATCGTGCTGGCGCTGTCGGTCGGGTTCATCTACCGGCCGCTGCTGTTCAGCTCGGTCAACGCCCAGGTGGCCGACGCCAAGGGAGTTCCGGTGCGGGCCCTGTCGGTGGCGTTCATGGCGCTGCTGGGGCTGGCGGTCACCATGGCCGTGCAGGCCGTCGGCACGCTGCTGTTGTTCGCGCTCGTCGTCACGCCCGCCGCGGCCGCGATCATGCTGACCCCGCGACCGTCGACCGCGATCGCGTTGTCGACGGGTTTCAGCCTGGCGTCGGTGTGGGCGGGGCTGAGCCTGTCGGCGATGTTCAACGCGCCGCCCAGTTTCGTGATCGTCACCGTCGCGTGCAGCATCTGGGCGGTGGTGTGGGCGGCCGAGCGCGGGCTGCGGCAAACCGCCGATCAGGTGCTCATCACCTGAGGGCCGCGGCGCGTCCACTACGCTGCGGGAGCATGCCGAGGAGTCCCACGCCACGACGGCGTGCCACCCTGGCCTCACTGGCCGCTGAGCTCAAGGTCTCGCGGACCACGATCTCCAACGCCTACAACCGGCCCGACCAGCTGTCGGCCGATCTGCGGGAGCGGGTGCTGGCCACCGCCAAGCGGCTCGGCTACCCCGGACCCGACCCGGTCGCGCGGTCGCTGCGCACCCGCAAGGCCGGTGCGGTCGGGCTGATGATCACCGAACCGCTGAACTACTCGTTCAGTGATCCGGCGGCGCTCGATTTCGTTGCCGGGCTGGCCGAATCGTGCGAGGAGGCCGGTCAGGGCCTGCTGCTCGTGGCCGTCGGCCCCAATCGCGACGTGAACGACGGCACGGCCGCCGTGCTGGCAGCGGGCGTGGACGGGTTCGTGGTGTACTCCGCCTCCGACGACGATCCGTATCTCGCGGTCGTCCGGCAGCGTCACCTGCCGGTGGTGGTGGTCGACCAGCCGATGGACGTGACGGGTGCGTCGCGGGTGTGCATCGACGACCGCGACGCGATGCGCCGGCTCGCCGAACACGTTGTGGGACTAGGACATCGCGAGATCGGGTTGCTGACGATGCGACTGGGCCGGGACCGCCCGGCCGGTGATGTCGGGGCCGCGGTCGCCGACCCGGAGCGGCTGCAGACACCGCACTTCCACGTGCAACGGGAACGCATCGCCGGGGTGGTCGACGCGATGACCGCGGCCGGGCTCGGTCCCGACGCGCTGACCGTGGTGGAGAGTTACGACCATTTGCCGACGTCGGGTGGCGCGGCGGCCGAGGTGGCGCTCGCCGCGAATCCGCGGTTGACCGCGCTGATGTGCACGGCCGACGTGCTGGCGCTGTCGGCGATGGACTATCTGCGGGCCCGGGGCATCTACGTGCCGGGGCAGATGACGGTCACCGGCTTCGACGGCGTGCCCGAGGCGCTGCGGCGCGGGCTGACGACGGTCGCGCAACCGAGCGTCGAGAAGGGCCGTCGCGCGGGCCGCCTGCTGCACCAGCCGCCGCGGTCGGGGTTGCCGGTCGTCGACGTGCTCGACACCGAGGTGGTCCGCGGCCGCACATCCGGACCGCCCGCCTGAGTCAGATCCGGGTGATCGGCGCGGTGTCGCGCCAGAGGTCGCGCACCGGCGCGATGCCCTCGACGAGCATCGGCAGTTCGGGGGCCATCGCCAGCGCGGCGATCGCGCCGAGCCTGCCCGCCGCCTCGGTGACCGCCAGCACCCGCGGGTCGGTCGGGCGCAGGCCCAATTCGACCGCCGCCGCGTCATAGGCGGCGATCGCCTCGGAACCGGTCATCGCGAGATCGGATTCCACCGCGCCCGTCGTCACCAACTCGAAGTCCGACCACAGCTCGCCGTCGGGGGTGGCGATCATGTTGTGGTACGGCGCGTCGCCGTGGATGGGTTGGACGCCGGCGCCGGGGAACGCTGCCTCGAAGGTCGCGCGGGACGTGAGCACCGGCGAGATGACGTTCCATTCACGTTGTGCGCGTTCGAGATCCGCTGGCGGCAACAGTTCGGGTGAGTGGCGCAGTTGCGCGAGGCCGTCGGGGATGTAGGTGCCGAACGGTACCCAGAAGCCGAGCTCGCCCCGGTACTCGCGCAGGGCGGCGTGCAGCTGTGCCACCCGGCTCATGCGGGCGATGATGTCCGGTTCGGCCGCGGGTGTCTCGTCGACGAACTGCCAAAACGTCATCGAAAACCCGTCGCGGCGAACGGGTTCGCGCGGGAGCAGCGGGCTGGGCGCGACGACCGGGAATCCGCGGTCCGCCAGCCAGGCGGTGACCGCGAGTTCCGCACGCTGCTGCGCGGTCTGGGCGTGCGGGTCGATGCGGTAGGACGGCGGTAGGACGGTGGGCACCCGCGCAACGACCGGGGCGGGGGACAGGTGCACGATGACCGAGAACACGTCATAGAGCACGCGCGGATCATCCACGCGCAGACCGAGATCGGTGCCGGCGGCGACGGCGGCCGCGACCGCGCGGTCGGTTCGCGCGCTCACGCCGACGCGCGCGCCCGCAACAGGTACTCCAGCGCGGCGGCGACGTCCTCGGGGCTGTCGACGCGGTACCCGGCCAGCGTGTCGCCCGGCCCGACCTTAACGCCGACATCAGCTTCACGCAGCCGGCGAAACGCCTTCTCGTCGGTCACGTCGTCGCCGAAAAACACGACTGCCGTGGCGTTTTCCTGCTCGCGCAGAATCTCGACGGCTTCGCCCTTGTCGGTCTGGATCACGGCGAACTCGAGCACCGCCTTGCCGGCCGTGGCCTGTGCACCCCAGGAGGCCGACGCGTCCTTCGCGGCCGCGAGCGCGGTCTCGCCGTCGGCGGGTGAGGCGTTGCGCACGTGCAATGCGACGCTGGCCGGCTTGGTCTCCACGGTGACGCCCGGTTTGCCGGCGGCGATCTCCTCGAGTTCGGACGTGATCCGTTGCAGCAGAGCGGTATCCACCTCGTGGACGAAGCCCGACGTGAACTCCGCGCCGTGGCTCCCGACGAGGTGCACCGTCGGCGGCATCCCCGACAGCGCGCGCAACACCTCCAGCGCCCTGCCGGAGATCAGCGCGGTCGCGGTGTTCGGCAGATCGGCGAGCGCGACCAGGGCGTCGGCGGCGGCGGACAGCGGACGCGCGTCGGCCGGGTTGTTCACGATCGGCGCGAGCGTGCCGTCGAAGTCGGAGGTGATCAGCAGCCGCGGCGTAGCGGCGACCGAGGTGAGCGCGCGCTGAACGTCGGCCGGGAGCACGCCTAGATCTTAGGGTGCTCCCCGTCCCCGATCAGCAGTCGCACGGCCAGGTCGAGCCGCTTGCTGACGTCGGTGGCCGATGCGCGCCTGGTCAGCCAGGCCAGCAGGTTCGACAGCCAGACATCGGAGATGACCCGGGCGATGTGGTACTGGTCCTCGGTGGGTTCGCCGTCGCTCATCGCGCGGGCGAACATCGAATCCATCAGCTTCCCGACGTGGTCGACCTCGCCGGCCGCCGAGGCGTCGGCGAACACGAACGCGCGGGTCATGGCCTCGGTGAGCAGCGGATTGCGCTGCATCGCCCGGTTGAGCTTGCCGACCATGATGTTGAGCCGCTGGTAGGGCGTGCCGCCGGTGAGCGCGGCGCGGTCGGTCTTGGCGTCGATGCGCTCGAACTCGCGGCCCAGCGCGGAGACCAGCAGGTGCACCTTCGACGGAAAGTAGCGGTAGAGGGTGCCGACCGCGACGTCGGCGCGCTCGGCCACG
The window above is part of the Mycolicibacterium rutilum genome. Proteins encoded here:
- a CDS encoding metal ABC transporter solute-binding protein, Zn/Mn family, giving the protein MLQQSGTARALAACAVLAVPLGLAACSGDAERAAPQGACPVPPVDVVVSVDQWGDLVSQLGGDCAHVTTVLASSAVDPHDYEPTPADAAEFQGAQLVVINGGHYDEWAAKLAASTAPDAPVVEALGTEAHGTEEHGTEEHGDHDHGDHDHGTNPHAWYDPAAVRAVADAVRDRLRTLAPDAAGYFDERRSALTTALEPYDDLIESIRAGAAQKTYAATETVFDDMAAALGLTNRTPPGYQVASANESEPSPADLDAFIRLLGDRGVDVLIYNVQTEGSVPQQIRAAAEQAGVPVVEVTETVPPGTDSFVTWQVDQLTALAEALGVRT
- a CDS encoding metal ABC transporter ATP-binding protein gives rise to the protein MSEPDTAALAFDDVSAARGGRLIWSEATFEVPPGGIVAVIGSNGAGKTTLLQIMLGLIPPASGHVKVFGQPPGALNKAIGYVPQNYAAISGEAIRARDAVMLGLTGHRWGFGRPSREDNRRVDEALAAVDATAVACKRLSQLSGGQRQRVALAEALVSKPQLLVLDEPLAALDLRSQREIVAMLERINTEFGVTIFVVAHDLNPLLGVLTSAIYLLDGHAHFDTLDGVVDEELLSHLYGTRVEVVHTPQGELYMRRA
- a CDS encoding metal ABC transporter permease — encoded protein: MTTSVVALGYQENWFDILTSVFMRNALIGGTIVALAAGLIGYFVIVRNTAFAAHALAHIGLPGATGAVLVGVPVALGLGVFCIGGALVIGALGRRAADREVATGTVLAMATGLGLFFNSLATRSSSTMTNVLFGNLLAISHQQIVMFAVLLIVLALSVGFIYRPLLFSSVNAQVADAKGVPVRALSVAFMALLGLAVTMAVQAVGTLLLFALVVTPAAAAIMLTPRPSTAIALSTGFSLASVWAGLSLSAMFNAPPSFVIVTVACSIWAVVWAAERGLRQTADQVLIT
- a CDS encoding LacI family DNA-binding transcriptional regulator produces the protein MPRSPTPRRRATLASLAAELKVSRTTISNAYNRPDQLSADLRERVLATAKRLGYPGPDPVARSLRTRKAGAVGLMITEPLNYSFSDPAALDFVAGLAESCEEAGQGLLLVAVGPNRDVNDGTAAVLAAGVDGFVVYSASDDDPYLAVVRQRHLPVVVVDQPMDVTGASRVCIDDRDAMRRLAEHVVGLGHREIGLLTMRLGRDRPAGDVGAAVADPERLQTPHFHVQRERIAGVVDAMTAAGLGPDALTVVESYDHLPTSGGAAAEVALAANPRLTALMCTADVLALSAMDYLRARGIYVPGQMTVTGFDGVPEALRRGLTTVAQPSVEKGRRAGRLLHQPPRSGLPVVDVLDTEVVRGRTSGPPA
- a CDS encoding phosphotransferase, producing the protein MSARTDRAVAAAVAAGTDLGLRVDDPRVLYDVFSVIVHLSPAPVVARVPTVLPPSYRIDPHAQTAQQRAELAVTAWLADRGFPVVAPSPLLPREPVRRDGFSMTFWQFVDETPAAEPDIIARMSRVAQLHAALREYRGELGFWVPFGTYIPDGLAQLRHSPELLPPADLERAQREWNVISPVLTSRATFEAAFPGAGVQPIHGDAPYHNMIATPDGELWSDFELVTTGAVESDLAMTGSEAIAAYDAAAVELGLRPTDPRVLAVTEAAGRLGAIAALAMAPELPMLVEGIAPVRDLWRDTAPITRI
- the otsB gene encoding trehalose-phosphatase, with the protein product MLPADVQRALTSVAATPRLLITSDFDGTLAPIVNNPADARPLSAAADALVALADLPNTATALISGRALEVLRALSGMPPTVHLVGSHGAEFTSGFVHEVDTALLQRITSELEEIAAGKPGVTVETKPASVALHVRNASPADGETALAAAKDASASWGAQATAGKAVLEFAVIQTDKGEAVEILREQENATAVVFFGDDVTDEKAFRRLREADVGVKVGPGDTLAGYRVDSPEDVAAALEYLLRARASA
- the kstR gene encoding cholesterol catabolism transcriptional regulator KstR translates to MSGPSPASTNPNAGSDSRPRQVMNVAVLSESELGSEAQRERRKRILDATLAIASKGGYEAVQMRAVAERADVAVGTLYRYFPSKVHLLVSALGREFERIDAKTDRAALTGGTPYQRLNIMVGKLNRAMQRNPLLTEAMTRAFVFADASAAGEVDHVGKLMDSMFARAMSDGEPTEDQYHIARVISDVWLSNLLAWLTRRASATDVSKRLDLAVRLLIGDGEHPKI